One genomic segment of Novisyntrophococcus fermenticellae includes these proteins:
- a CDS encoding AI-2E family transporter, with the protein MNLNKFRQQIRWGITIFFVIAASLIFYFVLFHMDILRHGISKILTVFLPLIYGAVIAYLFNPIVKFFEKYTLKLIKKFRFALTDRKKKITRLICVLFTIFLFLLAIYALLAMLVPELLGSIRSIIENFPVYMSNIKEWLSRILKNNPDLESSANEFIDKYLNKAWEWVSSGILPRINDLIKGFSIGLMGFVSFLMNIVLGIIISIYILYSRESLIANAKKALYALFKTETATQFIKDVQYVNHTFGGYITGMILDSVNIGIMCYIGALFLNLPYALLISVIVAVTNVIPFFGPYLGGVPSALLILLVDPLKALYFVLFIFLLQQLDGNVIAPRILGGSTGLTGFMVVVSITIGGGLFGIPGMLIGVPVCAVFCTIIKNYIEGRLKEKSLPTDREFYKDIDHLNSKNNQRILYSDKDINPEEVFRYKSRRDREKKDGAKSIK; encoded by the coding sequence ATGAATTTAAATAAGTTCCGTCAGCAGATTCGCTGGGGTATTACAATCTTTTTCGTCATAGCGGCAAGCCTGATTTTTTATTTTGTACTTTTTCATATGGATATTTTAAGGCATGGCATCAGTAAGATATTGACCGTATTTCTTCCCCTGATCTATGGAGCGGTGATTGCCTACCTTTTTAACCCAATTGTAAAATTTTTTGAGAAGTACACACTAAAACTGATAAAAAAATTCCGCTTCGCCCTTACGGATAGAAAGAAGAAGATAACCCGGCTGATCTGTGTTCTGTTCACCATATTTTTATTCCTTCTGGCTATATATGCTCTTTTAGCTATGCTGGTTCCTGAACTGCTTGGAAGCATCAGAAGCATCATTGAAAACTTTCCTGTATATATGTCCAATATAAAGGAATGGCTTTCCAGGATTCTTAAAAACAATCCGGACCTGGAGTCTTCTGCCAATGAGTTTATTGATAAATACTTGAATAAAGCCTGGGAATGGGTCAGCAGTGGAATCTTACCCCGTATTAACGATCTGATTAAAGGATTTTCTATCGGGCTTATGGGATTTGTGAGTTTTTTGATGAATATTGTGCTTGGGATTATTATTTCCATCTATATTCTGTACAGCAGAGAAAGTTTGATTGCAAATGCGAAAAAGGCATTATATGCACTATTTAAAACAGAAACTGCCACACAATTTATCAAAGATGTACAATATGTAAACCATACGTTTGGCGGCTATATTACAGGGATGATTCTTGATTCTGTGAATATTGGAATCATGTGCTATATTGGGGCACTTTTTTTAAATCTGCCTTATGCACTCTTGATCAGCGTAATCGTGGCTGTTACGAATGTGATTCCATTCTTTGGGCCTTATCTCGGAGGAGTTCCCAGCGCTTTGCTGATTCTCCTGGTTGACCCTTTGAAAGCACTATATTTTGTACTTTTCATCTTTTTACTCCAGCAGTTGGATGGAAATGTAATTGCTCCCAGAATACTGGGAGGCTCCACCGGACTCACAGGCTTTATGGTTGTGGTATCAATCACCATAGGCGGCGGACTGTTCGGCATCCCGGGTATGTTGATTGGAGTTCCGGTATGTGCTGTGTTCTGTACGATTATAAAGAACTATATAGAAGGAAGATTAAAAGAAAAGAGTCTTCCTACAGACCGGGAGTTTTATAAAGATATTGATCATTTGAATTCAAAAAACAATCAGAGAATTTTGTATAGTGATAAGGATATCAATCCGGAAGAAGTGTTCCGTTATAAAAGCAGAAGAGACAGGGAAAAAAAAGATGGAGCAAAATCGATTAAATAA
- a CDS encoding cytidylate kinase-like family protein → MRTIITIGRQYGSAGHQIGKALADDLGIAYYDKELLERAAKESGMCEELFESHDEKPTNSFLYSLVMDTYSFGFGAGSLADMPLNQKVFLAQFNAIKKIAEEGPCVMIGRCADYALAENPNCLSIFIRADLQHRIRRIAAKYDLTDSKAKEKILKTDKRRSSYYNYYTSKKWGDIDSYNMSFDSGLLGISGTVEMIKKAVEWKEKASADKEMIYNVIKY, encoded by the coding sequence ATGAGAACAATCATTACAATCGGAAGACAGTATGGAAGTGCCGGTCACCAGATTGGCAAGGCTTTAGCAGATGATTTGGGAATTGCCTATTATGATAAGGAATTACTGGAGAGAGCGGCAAAGGAAAGCGGTATGTGTGAGGAATTGTTTGAAAGCCATGATGAAAAGCCGACCAACAGCTTTTTATATTCTTTGGTGATGGATACCTACTCCTTTGGATTTGGTGCGGGCTCTCTGGCAGATATGCCTCTTAATCAAAAAGTTTTCCTTGCTCAGTTCAATGCGATTAAGAAAATCGCAGAGGAAGGTCCCTGCGTCATGATTGGACGCTGTGCTGATTATGCCCTGGCAGAAAATCCGAATTGTCTGAGCATATTCATTCGTGCGGATCTTCAGCATCGAATCAGGAGAATCGCGGCAAAATACGATTTAACCGATTCAAAAGCAAAAGAGAAGATTTTAAAGACAGATAAACGGCGTTCCAGTTATTATAACTATTATACCAGCAAAAAGTGGGGGGACATTGACAGTTACAACATGAGTTTTGACAGTGGATTACTGGGTATAAGCGGAACTGTTGAGATGATCAAGAAGGCTGTAGAGTGGAAAGAAAAAGCAAGTGCAGATAAAGAGATGATTTACAATGTGATCAAATACTAA
- a CDS encoding RluA family pseudouridine synthase, translating to MTESKLLILDVEPEHENLRIDKYLSEQLENLSRNYLQKLLKEGKVIVDGVTVKPNYRINQGEKIEISIPERQETKLEPEDIPLDILYEDKDLIVVNKPKGMVVHPAPGHYSHTLVNALMFHCKDNLSGINGVLRPGIVHRIDKDTTGVLVVCKNDAAHQSLSLQLSEHTITRRYHAIVIGNLKQEEGRIEGNIGRHPTDRKKMSTGVRNGKPAVTHYHVLKHLNGYTYVECRLETGRTHQIRVHMASIGHPLLGDDLYGPKKRAIPHLQGQTLHAMLLGFCHPRTGIYMEFGAPLPDYFEDLLLKLDYPDAYCTF from the coding sequence ATGACGGAATCTAAGTTGTTGATATTGGATGTAGAGCCGGAGCATGAAAATCTTCGGATTGACAAGTATCTTTCTGAACAGCTGGAGAATCTTTCCCGTAATTATCTGCAAAAGCTTTTGAAAGAAGGGAAGGTGATTGTAGATGGAGTCACTGTAAAGCCTAATTACAGGATAAACCAGGGAGAGAAAATTGAAATTTCAATACCTGAAAGACAGGAGACAAAACTGGAGCCGGAAGATATTCCTCTTGATATCCTTTATGAAGACAAAGATTTGATAGTAGTAAACAAACCTAAGGGGATGGTGGTTCATCCTGCACCGGGGCATTACAGTCATACACTTGTTAATGCGCTCATGTTTCACTGTAAGGACAATCTTTCTGGAATTAATGGAGTATTGCGCCCTGGAATTGTACACCGGATTGACAAGGATACCACCGGTGTGCTGGTTGTATGCAAGAATGATGCTGCTCATCAAAGCCTGTCACTTCAGCTTTCAGAGCATACAATCACCCGCAGATATCATGCCATTGTAATTGGAAATTTAAAACAGGAGGAGGGACGGATTGAGGGAAATATCGGCCGGCATCCCACAGACCGGAAAAAGATGTCCACAGGTGTCCGGAATGGAAAGCCTGCTGTGACCCATTATCATGTCCTTAAGCACCTGAACGGTTACACATATGTGGAATGCCGCCTGGAAACCGGCCGTACGCATCAGATTCGTGTTCACATGGCCAGTATTGGCCATCCACTTCTGGGGGATGACCTCTACGGCCCAAAAAAAAGAGCTATACCGCATCTCCAGGGACAGACACTTCATGCAATGTTACTGGGCTTTTGCCATCCCAGAACCGGTATATATATGGAATTTGGTGCACCTTTGCCTGATTACTTTGAAGACTTGCTTTTGAAGTTGGATTATCCCGATGCTTATTGTACTTTTTAG
- the lspA gene encoding signal peptidase II — MGLKKKNWAYIGIAILAITLLLGLDQWTKHQAVIHLKNQSNIALIEGVLELQYLENRGAAFGVLQNQQWLFVILTFVFLAVAFYVFWKLPKAHHFLPIYWVFVVLAAGAVGNFIDRITQKYVVDFIYFKLINFPIFNVADIYLTLSTAALFILILFIYKDTDYDLIFHKRETDNDGI, encoded by the coding sequence ATGGGACTGAAAAAGAAGAACTGGGCTTATATTGGAATTGCCATACTTGCAATCACACTGCTGCTGGGTCTGGATCAGTGGACCAAACACCAGGCTGTCATTCATCTGAAAAACCAATCAAATATTGCACTTATAGAAGGTGTTTTGGAACTGCAATATCTTGAAAACAGGGGTGCGGCTTTCGGAGTACTGCAGAATCAGCAGTGGCTGTTCGTAATTCTCACTTTTGTATTTCTCGCGGTTGCATTTTATGTGTTTTGGAAATTACCAAAAGCACATCATTTTCTGCCTATATACTGGGTTTTTGTTGTATTGGCTGCCGGTGCTGTAGGTAATTTTATCGATCGTATCACTCAGAAGTATGTGGTGGATTTTATATACTTTAAGCTCATCAACTTTCCGATATTTAATGTGGCAGATATTTATCTTACACTTTCTACCGCAGCACTCTTTATTTTGATTTTATTTATTTATAAGGATACAGACTATGACCTGATTTTTCACAAAAGGGAGACCGACAATGACGGAATCTAA
- the aroB gene encoding 3-dehydroquinate synthase — translation MDALRIQQRKPNDIFSYQIVWEDGFSALTAHIGNIQPIARKFCIVTDSNVAGLYLGEVTEVLEAAGAKVSSFIFPAGEASKNLLTVQELYRHLIEERYDRSDMLVALGGGVTGDLTGYAAATYLRGVDFIQVPTTLLAQVDSSVGGKTGVDFDQYKNMVGAFHHPRLVYMNMSTLSSLPDDQFASGIGEVLKTGLLGDGEFYEWTINQMSEIQERTYPVLVKMIQSCCNIKRQIVEKDPEERNLRAILNLGHTVGHAIEKLKNFELLHGQCVALGTIAAAYISYKRQYLTTEELYEIRDMNVGFDLPIFVDGLNPSDILEATKSDKKMEHGEIKFILLQSIGHAVVDRTVTDDELLEAIDFIAGGE, via the coding sequence ATGGATGCATTGAGGATACAACAGAGGAAACCGAATGATATATTTTCCTATCAAATTGTGTGGGAAGACGGGTTTTCTGCACTAACGGCACACATAGGGAATATACAGCCAATAGCACGGAAATTTTGTATTGTAACGGACAGTAACGTGGCTGGACTATATCTTGGAGAAGTAACAGAAGTGCTTGAAGCTGCAGGTGCAAAAGTCAGCAGCTTTATCTTTCCTGCCGGAGAAGCATCTAAAAATCTGCTGACTGTACAGGAACTTTACAGACATCTGATTGAAGAAAGATATGACCGAAGTGATATGCTGGTTGCTCTGGGCGGAGGTGTAACAGGAGATTTGACCGGCTATGCAGCTGCCACATATCTTCGTGGCGTGGATTTCATTCAGGTTCCGACAACGCTTCTCGCTCAGGTAGACAGTAGTGTAGGTGGTAAGACTGGTGTTGATTTTGATCAGTACAAGAATATGGTTGGTGCCTTCCACCATCCCAGATTGGTATATATGAATATGAGCACATTGAGTTCTCTTCCCGACGATCAATTCGCAAGCGGTATTGGAGAAGTCTTAAAAACCGGACTGCTTGGAGATGGAGAATTCTACGAATGGACAATTAATCAGATGTCGGAAATTCAGGAACGCACCTATCCGGTTTTAGTCAAGATGATTCAAAGCTGTTGCAACATTAAACGTCAGATTGTGGAAAAGGATCCTGAGGAAAGGAATCTTCGGGCGATTCTGAATCTGGGACATACTGTGGGACATGCTATAGAAAAACTGAAAAACTTCGAGTTACTGCATGGTCAGTGTGTAGCCTTGGGCACCATAGCAGCCGCCTATATTTCATATAAGAGACAGTACCTGACCACAGAGGAATTATATGAAATCCGGGATATGAACGTTGGATTTGATCTTCCGATATTCGTTGATGGTCTCAATCCTTCCGATATTCTGGAGGCGACGAAGTCGGATAAGAAGATGGAACATGGTGAGATTAAATTTATCCTTCTGCAGTCCATCGGGCATGCTGTTGTTGACCGTACAGTAACAGACGATGAACTGCTGGAAGCGATTGATTTTATTGCAGGGGGGGAATAA
- a CDS encoding YlmH family RNA-binding protein, translating to MFKRRMEELADLAYQRGIVTFSDFLDLQEQHILHSLNWREHGVTLHLSGGYDLAERQMAAFLPDALVFEWKFPFVCVEILPHSLKFAEPLTHRDYLGAVLNLGIDRSRLGDLMVKSGCAYIFCEEKIAGFICKELCRVRHTTVSTSFCEDITRFPEPDRKEIQGSVASVRLDSIIALAFGESRSSMVSLIEGGKVYVNGKQIVSNGYVLKEKDVISVRGKGKFQYGRIVNHTKKGRNMVIIYRYQ from the coding sequence TTGTTTAAAAGAAGGATGGAAGAACTGGCCGATTTGGCTTATCAGCGTGGTATTGTAACATTCAGTGATTTTCTGGATTTGCAGGAACAGCATATTTTACATAGCCTTAACTGGAGAGAACACGGGGTAACCTTACATCTCTCTGGCGGCTATGATTTGGCAGAGCGTCAGATGGCAGCATTTCTTCCTGATGCTCTTGTTTTTGAATGGAAATTTCCTTTTGTATGCGTTGAGATTCTGCCGCATTCCCTGAAATTTGCAGAACCTTTGACTCACAGAGATTATCTGGGAGCGGTACTTAATCTTGGCATTGACAGAAGCCGTCTGGGTGATTTAATGGTAAAATCCGGATGCGCTTATATATTTTGTGAAGAAAAAATTGCCGGGTTTATATGTAAAGAGTTGTGCAGAGTACGCCATACGACAGTAAGTACTTCTTTTTGTGAAGATATTACCCGTTTTCCAGAGCCGGACCGAAAGGAGATACAGGGGAGTGTTGCCTCTGTCCGCCTGGACAGTATCATCGCACTTGCATTTGGCGAATCCCGCAGCTCTATGGTATCTTTGATTGAAGGCGGCAAGGTGTATGTTAACGGAAAGCAGATAGTCTCTAATGGATATGTGCTGAAGGAAAAGGACGTTATATCTGTACGCGGAAAAGGAAAATTTCAGTATGGCAGGATTGTGAATCATACGAAAAAAGGCAGAAATATGGTAATTATTTACCGTTATCAATAG